A single genomic interval of Zunongwangia sp. HGR-M22 harbors:
- a CDS encoding GH3 auxin-responsive promoter family protein — MSLKSFAAKIFAKTVKKKIDVWSSNPIETQQQIFQELISKAKNTEFGKDHHFENIKTHKDFVQNVPVRDYEALRYYVDKMVDGLEDILWPGKPLYYAKTSGTTSGAKYIPITKESMPTHIESARNAILCYIAETGNSKFVDGKMIFLQGSPELTEKNGVKLGRLSGIVAHYVPGYLQKNRMPSWETNCIEDWETKVDAIVEETRNLNMTVISGIPSWVQMYFEKLQQKTGKKVGDIFKNFDLFIYGGVNYEPYRSKFENLIGRKVDSIELYPASEGFFAFQDSQKAKGMLLQLNSGIFYEFIKAEAFFDENPERLTIGEVELGINYVMIISSTAGLWAYNVGDTVQFTSLKPYRLMVSGRIKHYISAFGEHVIAKEVEEAMQVASDNTGARINEFTVAPQVNPSAGELPYHEWFIEFEKEPEDFTKFRDTLDQSLQQQNSYYFDLIEGNILQPVKVTKIPKNGFQEYMKSIGKLGGQNKLPRLSNDRKIAEVLEKIIKK, encoded by the coding sequence ATGTCGTTAAAATCTTTTGCTGCTAAAATATTTGCTAAAACTGTAAAAAAGAAAATAGATGTTTGGTCTTCTAATCCTATCGAGACTCAGCAGCAAATTTTCCAGGAACTTATATCAAAAGCGAAAAATACTGAATTTGGTAAAGATCATCATTTTGAGAATATAAAAACTCATAAAGATTTTGTCCAAAATGTGCCGGTAAGAGATTATGAAGCTTTGCGGTATTATGTCGATAAGATGGTAGATGGTCTAGAAGATATTTTGTGGCCGGGAAAGCCGTTATATTATGCTAAAACATCTGGGACAACCAGCGGTGCCAAATATATCCCTATAACTAAAGAAAGCATGCCTACGCATATCGAATCGGCGAGAAATGCAATTCTCTGTTATATTGCTGAAACCGGAAATTCGAAGTTTGTAGACGGTAAAATGATTTTTCTACAGGGAAGCCCAGAGCTTACCGAGAAAAACGGAGTAAAATTAGGGAGATTATCGGGTATTGTTGCGCATTACGTACCGGGTTATCTTCAGAAAAACAGGATGCCAAGCTGGGAGACCAATTGTATCGAAGATTGGGAAACTAAAGTTGATGCCATTGTCGAGGAAACTCGCAATCTAAATATGACCGTGATTAGCGGAATCCCAAGCTGGGTGCAGATGTATTTTGAAAAGCTTCAACAAAAAACCGGTAAAAAAGTAGGTGATATTTTTAAGAATTTTGACTTATTTATTTATGGTGGAGTAAACTACGAACCTTATCGGTCGAAATTCGAAAATTTAATAGGCAGAAAAGTTGATAGTATAGAATTATATCCCGCTTCGGAAGGGTTTTTTGCCTTTCAGGATAGTCAGAAAGCAAAGGGAATGTTACTTCAGCTTAATAGCGGAATTTTTTACGAGTTTATTAAAGCTGAAGCATTCTTTGATGAAAATCCAGAAAGGCTTACCATTGGTGAAGTAGAATTGGGAATAAATTATGTAATGATCATTAGTAGTACCGCCGGTTTATGGGCTTATAATGTTGGTGATACGGTTCAGTTTACCAGCTTGAAGCCTTATCGATTAATGGTTTCGGGAAGAATTAAACATTATATTTCTGCATTCGGGGAGCACGTAATTGCAAAAGAAGTAGAAGAAGCAATGCAGGTAGCTTCAGATAATACAGGAGCTAGAATTAACGAATTTACTGTTGCACCACAAGTAAATCCTTCAGCTGGAGAATTGCCTTATCACGAGTGGTTTATCGAGTTTGAAAAGGAACCTGAAGATTTTACAAAATTTCGGGATACATTAGATCAATCACTTCAGCAGCAAAATTCCTATTATTTCGATTTAATTGAAGGAAATATTCTGCAGCCAGTAAAAGTCACCAAAATCCCGAAAAATGGCTTTCAGGAGTATATGAAATCTATAGGCAAATTAGGGGGACAAAACAAGTTACCAAGGCTTTCTAACGATCGTAAGATTGCTGAGGTTTTAGAAAAGATAATTAAGAAATAA
- a CDS encoding DUF4254 domain-containing protein yields MFTDKANKIFQEVIEKYHELDNVDQPFTNPYDSEAQLIEHLLYRKCWIDTVQWHYEDIVRDPNIDPIAGLKLKRLIDASNQDRTDTVEYIDSYFLEKYKAVEPKDNATINTESPAWGVDRLSILALKIYHMHEEATREDASTDHKEKCQAKLDVLLEQRVDLSSAIDQFLKDIESGDKYMKVYKQMKMYNDDELNPVLRNK; encoded by the coding sequence ATGTTTACAGATAAAGCGAATAAGATCTTTCAGGAAGTGATTGAAAAATATCATGAATTGGATAATGTAGATCAGCCTTTTACAAATCCTTACGATAGCGAAGCACAACTTATCGAGCACCTTCTTTATAGAAAATGTTGGATAGACACGGTACAGTGGCATTACGAAGACATTGTAAGAGATCCAAATATCGATCCTATAGCTGGTTTAAAATTGAAACGACTTATTGATGCTTCTAACCAGGATCGTACCGATACCGTAGAATATATCGATAGCTATTTTCTTGAAAAATATAAAGCAGTTGAGCCAAAAGACAATGCGACAATCAATACCGAAAGTCCGGCTTGGGGTGTAGACAGATTGTCGATTCTTGCGCTTAAAATCTATCATATGCACGAAGAAGCAACTCGAGAAGATGCATCTACCGATCATAAAGAAAAATGCCAGGCGAAATTAGATGTTTTATTAGAGCAACGAGTAGATCTTTCTTCAGCAATCGATCAGTTTTTAAAAGATATTGAAAGCGGAGATAAATACATGAAAGTCTATAAGCAGATGAAGATGTATAATGATGACGAGTTAAACCCGGTTCTTAGAAACAAATAA
- the purD gene encoding phosphoribosylamine--glycine ligase — translation MKILILGSGGREHTFAYKIAQSPKCDKLYIAPGNAGTSKVGENISLNVGDFSGIKDFILEKNIEMLVVGPEDPLVKGITDFCRQDTELKELLIVGPSKRGALLEGSKERAKEFMLIHKIPTAAYESFTIESLEAGKTFLETLKPPYVLKADGLAAGKGVLILNNLAEAKAELENMLKNQKFGEASAKVVIEEFLDGIELSVFVLTDGKNYKILPTAKDYKRIGEGDTGLNTGGMGAISPVPFANEEFMQKIEDRIVKPTVDGLAEENIDYKGFIFIGLIKVGEEPYVIEYNVRMGDPETEVVLPRVKSDLVEVLTKAAQGRLDEVNLEIDDRAATTVMLVSGGYPEAYEKGKEITGIENVEDAIVFHAGTTLKDGKVVTNGGRVIAVTAFGEDYEQALKKSYQNVEKLQFDKMYFRKDLGFDLD, via the coding sequence ATGAAAATCTTAATACTAGGTTCAGGTGGTAGAGAGCATACTTTTGCTTACAAAATTGCACAAAGTCCAAAATGCGATAAACTATACATAGCTCCCGGAAACGCCGGAACTTCAAAAGTTGGGGAAAATATAAGCCTAAATGTAGGAGATTTTTCCGGTATTAAAGATTTTATTCTTGAAAAAAATATCGAAATGCTGGTGGTAGGACCAGAAGATCCACTAGTTAAGGGAATTACTGATTTTTGTAGGCAAGATACAGAATTAAAAGAACTATTAATTGTAGGTCCTTCTAAACGAGGAGCACTCTTAGAAGGAAGCAAAGAGCGAGCTAAAGAATTTATGCTAATACATAAAATTCCTACTGCTGCTTACGAGAGTTTTACGATAGAAAGTTTAGAAGCGGGAAAAACCTTTTTAGAAACTTTAAAGCCTCCTTATGTGCTTAAAGCCGATGGTTTAGCTGCCGGGAAAGGCGTGTTAATTCTCAACAATCTTGCTGAAGCTAAAGCCGAATTGGAAAATATGCTGAAGAACCAAAAGTTTGGTGAAGCCAGCGCAAAAGTAGTGATCGAAGAATTTTTGGATGGTATCGAGCTGAGTGTATTTGTTTTGACAGACGGTAAAAACTACAAAATTTTACCAACAGCAAAAGATTACAAACGAATTGGTGAAGGCGATACTGGTTTAAATACTGGAGGAATGGGAGCAATCTCGCCAGTGCCGTTTGCCAATGAAGAATTTATGCAGAAAATCGAAGATCGTATCGTAAAACCTACGGTAGATGGTCTTGCTGAAGAAAATATAGATTACAAAGGATTTATTTTTATTGGTTTAATTAAAGTGGGTGAAGAACCTTATGTGATCGAGTACAATGTGAGAATGGGTGATCCCGAAACCGAAGTGGTTTTACCAAGAGTAAAATCAGATTTGGTTGAAGTATTGACAAAAGCAGCACAGGGAAGACTTGATGAGGTAAACTTAGAAATAGATGACAGAGCAGCTACAACTGTAATGTTGGTTTCTGGAGGCTATCCTGAAGCTTACGAAAAAGGAAAAGAAATTACCGGTATAGAGAATGTAGAAGATGCAATTGTTTTTCATGCAGGAACTACATTAAAAGACGGTAAAGTAGTTACCAATGGAGGGCGAGTAATTGCAGTAACCGCGTTTGGAGAAGATTACGAACAGGCACTAAAAAAATCTTACCAAAATGTAGAGAAACTACAATTTGATAAGATGTATTTTAGAAAAGATCTAGGCTTCGACTTAGATTAA
- a CDS encoding phenylacetate--CoA ligase family protein, with amino-acid sequence MDWFKLSLQFNKFPVNRARKILDDIQKIPEEDYQNFVEKKKREIVEFHLRNNNFYKDFIGDRSIENWEDIPVMTKKDLQIPLNNRLSKGFNLKNTYIGKTSGSSGHPFTFAKDRLCHAMAWEGFNDHYNWHGIDLNKSLQARFYGIPLDFYGNLQERIKDRISLRRRFTIFDLSDAKLQSFLNRFKKSNFNYINGYTSAILLFAKFLQKKEIVLKNICPSLKLCIVTSERLFDKDKEIIEKAIGVTVINEYGASEVGLIAFENQKREWCLNSKDLYIEIVDQNNKTLPVGQEGKVIITSLYNRAHPIIRYAIGDIGILDEKSTTKKPILKSLIGRTSDVAKLANGKVVPGLTFYYVTKTIIDDAGSTKEFVITQTDIDTFEIEYVRENDFEEEEIAKIADAVEKYVGKNLNVNFKRKHMLNRTKSGKLKQFTSLVD; translated from the coding sequence TTGGACTGGTTTAAACTTTCGCTTCAATTCAATAAATTCCCTGTTAATCGGGCGCGCAAGATACTTGATGATATTCAAAAAATTCCTGAAGAAGACTATCAAAACTTTGTAGAAAAGAAAAAGCGTGAAATTGTTGAATTTCATCTTAGAAACAATAATTTCTATAAAGATTTTATCGGAGATCGGTCAATAGAAAATTGGGAGGATATCCCGGTAATGACGAAGAAAGATCTTCAAATACCTCTTAACAACAGACTTAGCAAAGGATTTAATTTAAAAAACACATATATAGGAAAAACTTCGGGCAGTAGTGGACATCCCTTTACTTTTGCTAAAGACAGGTTATGCCATGCTATGGCGTGGGAAGGTTTTAACGATCATTATAACTGGCACGGGATTGATTTGAACAAATCGCTACAAGCAAGGTTTTATGGTATCCCGTTAGATTTTTATGGTAATCTGCAAGAACGCATAAAAGATAGAATAAGTTTAAGGCGTCGCTTTACCATTTTTGACCTTAGCGATGCAAAATTACAAAGTTTTCTTAACCGTTTTAAAAAGAGCAATTTTAATTATATTAATGGATATACGAGTGCAATCTTATTATTCGCTAAATTTCTACAGAAAAAAGAAATCGTACTTAAGAATATTTGCCCAAGTTTAAAATTATGCATCGTAACTTCTGAGCGATTGTTTGATAAAGACAAAGAAATTATTGAAAAAGCCATTGGCGTTACGGTTATTAATGAATACGGCGCAAGTGAGGTTGGACTTATTGCTTTCGAAAACCAAAAAAGGGAATGGTGTCTAAATTCTAAAGATCTTTATATTGAAATTGTAGATCAAAACAATAAAACTTTGCCTGTTGGACAGGAGGGAAAAGTAATAATTACATCGCTTTACAATAGAGCACATCCTATAATAAGATATGCCATAGGAGATATTGGTATTTTAGATGAGAAAAGCACCACGAAAAAACCAATTTTAAAATCATTAATAGGAAGAACCAGCGATGTAGCAAAACTTGCTAACGGCAAAGTAGTACCAGGACTTACATTTTACTATGTCACAAAAACGATAATCGACGATGCCGGTAGCACCAAAGAATTTGTAATTACCCAAACAGATATTGATACTTTTGAGATTGAATATGTTAGAGAAAATGATTTTGAGGAGGAAGAGATCGCAAAAATAGCCGATGCCGTAGAAAAATATGTAGGAAAAAACCTTAATGTAAACTTTAAACGTAAACACATGCTAAACAGAACTAAAAGTGGCAAATTAAAGCAGTTTACATCTTTAGTCGATTGA
- a CDS encoding glycosyltransferase family 2 protein gives MQRPLVSIIMPAYNSNNYIASSIASVINQDYQNWELIIVDDFSKDETFKIISAFSEKDKRIKVFRNKSNRGAGFSRNKALKEANGEFIAFLDADDLWKREKLSKQLNFCLENKVNIVYSSYEKIDEQGRLLKQKIKALPFVNYQKLMRSNYIGNLTGMYNAAKIGKIYLPEIRKRQDWAMWLVVVEKGGTAHGIEDSLAFYRIRKGSVSENKLAMLFYNFKIYNEVLGFGKLKSLYWMLVFLGDHFFVKSKQTVSID, from the coding sequence ATGCAGCGTCCTCTTGTTTCGATAATTATGCCTGCATATAATTCTAATAATTATATCGCTTCATCTATTGCTTCCGTAATAAATCAGGATTACCAAAATTGGGAACTCATTATTGTCGACGATTTTTCTAAAGACGAAACTTTTAAAATAATTTCAGCTTTTTCAGAAAAAGATAAGCGAATTAAAGTTTTCAGAAATAAATCAAATAGGGGCGCAGGTTTTTCTCGTAACAAGGCGTTAAAAGAAGCAAATGGGGAGTTTATTGCATTTCTAGATGCAGATGATCTTTGGAAGAGAGAAAAGCTCTCTAAACAGCTCAATTTCTGCTTAGAGAATAAAGTAAACATTGTTTATAGCAGTTATGAAAAAATAGACGAGCAGGGTAGATTATTAAAGCAAAAAATTAAAGCCTTACCATTTGTAAATTATCAAAAACTGATGCGAAGCAATTACATTGGTAATCTTACCGGAATGTATAATGCTGCAAAAATAGGAAAAATATATCTGCCCGAAATTAGAAAGCGTCAGGATTGGGCTATGTGGCTTGTGGTTGTTGAAAAAGGAGGAACAGCTCACGGAATAGAGGATTCTTTAGCTTTCTACAGAATTAGAAAAGGATCGGTATCCGAGAATAAACTGGCGATGCTTTTTTACAATTTTAAAATTTATAATGAAGTACTTGGGTTTGGAAAACTGAAAAGTCTGTATTGGATGTTGGTCTTTTTGGGAGATCATTTTTTCGTTAAATCGAAACAAACTGTATCAATCGACTAA
- a CDS encoding DUF6427 family protein — MLSGFFISANFQNWFLDFEIFKFFKILSVFLCLMFSLFLLNFVAKKNDLTQRSAYKVLLFSVFCASFLSLLKDYNIIISATLILMALRRIISLKSQISVQKKIFDAALWICIASLFYFWSILFLLIVFGGIVIYSPRPKNWLIPIVSAVCVYMIYCSINLLVKDQFYLFSNWYQDYNFNFSNYQSFKFLTPISIILALTVWSLVYYFSIIQKAGVSLRPSLNLILFTLIIGIAVGVLAPSKNGSELIFFFIPLSIIVSNYFDNGRDKIFREILLIILILMPFGVLFIQD, encoded by the coding sequence TTGCTTTCTGGATTTTTCATATCAGCAAATTTTCAGAACTGGTTTTTAGACTTCGAGATCTTTAAGTTTTTTAAGATTTTAAGCGTTTTCTTGTGCTTAATGTTTTCTCTTTTTTTGCTGAATTTTGTGGCCAAAAAGAATGATTTAACACAACGAAGCGCGTATAAGGTGCTGCTATTTTCTGTCTTTTGCGCTTCCTTTCTTTCTTTGCTTAAAGATTATAATATTATCATTTCAGCAACTCTAATTTTAATGGCATTAAGGCGTATTATTAGTCTTAAGTCACAAATTTCTGTTCAGAAAAAGATATTTGATGCAGCTTTATGGATTTGTATTGCTTCCCTCTTTTATTTCTGGTCGATTTTATTCTTATTAATTGTTTTTGGAGGTATTGTAATTTATAGCCCAAGACCAAAAAACTGGTTAATTCCTATAGTATCAGCAGTATGTGTGTATATGATTTATTGTTCGATTAATCTTTTGGTAAAAGATCAGTTCTATTTATTTTCTAATTGGTATCAGGATTATAATTTCAATTTTTCTAATTACCAGTCATTTAAATTCCTAACGCCTATTAGTATTATTCTTGCACTTACTGTATGGTCGCTTGTTTATTATTTTTCTATAATCCAGAAAGCCGGTGTGAGTCTAAGACCTTCTTTAAATCTAATTTTATTTACCCTAATTATAGGAATTGCCGTTGGTGTTTTGGCTCCTAGTAAGAATGGTAGCGAATTGATCTTTTTCTTTATACCGCTTAGTATTATTGTTTCTAATTACTTTGATAACGGTAGAGATAAGATTTTTAGGGAGATTTTATTGATTATTCTAATTTTAATGCCCTTTGGTGTGTTATTCATTCAGGATTAA
- a CDS encoding DUF6341 family protein translates to MNEFFNGISWLFEEVLLKPLDWLRSLELDTWWGANAINFVFIIIGMIAFAYWCKQLKIFQDADDENTRSKPYLG, encoded by the coding sequence ATGAATGAATTTTTTAATGGAATCTCATGGCTGTTTGAAGAAGTTCTTCTTAAGCCACTAGATTGGTTACGTTCTCTGGAACTAGACACCTGGTGGGGTGCTAACGCCATCAACTTTGTATTTATTATCATTGGAATGATCGCATTTGCCTACTGGTGTAAGCAACTAAAAATATTCCAAGATGCTGATGACGAAAACACAAGATCTAAACCTTATTTAGGTTAA
- a CDS encoding DUF6909 family protein: protein MYITMRHLFNRGFYKPMGVSGETLREGLLALRPEIYGSVAEDKAELNGLLYVLERLPLGIEQCRYINLTSDEGYGNSHFQPIVPPKRRRNCYRIDEEQMNIEITRGRSEIYDILTHLTFLFIESHKIMRRVVIDEDGSVTRDWKKLEAVVLSKEEIDKSEREVALTHAANILGRTFYEVSTIYPKFSTRDNPEQFLHIIYWMGKLAIEETVNNDKRIITFSPILRERLGHHIHGEVWADKIKKSLVESDLVQRPIHIISANMHSVMNTLYAPLALKNEIKKKDILQVYEMLSDSSSGNVRQKVSKMALSNGMRFLEDESGTNIDVQIFDTAMLEEGFRNENFKSLKEEEKPVIIVMDYAFGEQAYETMDELLKPYILDGEEIKMNVRSVSIMGKAGILEGGKGDIMIPSAHIFEGTADNYPFKNELKKDDLEGHGIKVVDGSMITVLGTSLQNRDILKFFHDSTWNVSGLEMEGVHYQKAIQAASKLRKSIAEDVQVRYAYYASDNPLETGSTLASGGLGTTGVKPTYLITEKILEQIFNS, encoded by the coding sequence ATGTACATTACTATGAGACATTTATTTAATCGTGGTTTTTATAAACCTATGGGTGTTTCTGGAGAGACATTGCGAGAAGGTTTATTAGCATTGCGCCCCGAGATTTATGGCTCTGTTGCTGAAGATAAAGCTGAATTAAACGGATTGTTATATGTATTAGAACGTCTACCTTTAGGTATAGAACAATGTCGTTATATTAACCTTACCAGCGATGAAGGTTATGGAAATTCTCATTTTCAGCCAATTGTACCACCCAAACGTCGAAGAAATTGCTACCGTATCGACGAGGAGCAAATGAATATTGAAATAACCAGAGGACGATCTGAAATTTATGATATCCTAACGCACCTAACTTTCTTATTCATCGAATCTCATAAAATTATGAGACGAGTAGTTATCGATGAGGACGGGAGTGTAACCCGGGATTGGAAAAAACTTGAAGCTGTTGTGCTTTCTAAAGAAGAAATTGATAAATCTGAACGTGAAGTTGCGCTTACCCACGCGGCAAATATTTTAGGAAGAACGTTTTACGAAGTTTCTACAATTTATCCTAAGTTTTCTACCCGAGATAATCCAGAACAATTTCTGCATATTATTTACTGGATGGGAAAACTAGCGATCGAGGAAACCGTAAACAATGATAAGAGAATCATCACTTTTAGTCCGATTCTTAGAGAACGTTTAGGCCATCATATTCATGGTGAAGTTTGGGCAGATAAGATTAAGAAAAGTTTGGTAGAAAGCGATTTGGTGCAACGTCCAATCCATATTATAAGTGCGAACATGCATAGTGTTATGAATACGCTTTATGCTCCTTTAGCGCTTAAAAATGAAATCAAGAAAAAAGATATTCTTCAGGTTTACGAAATGCTAAGTGATTCTTCTAGCGGGAATGTGCGGCAAAAAGTATCTAAAATGGCGCTATCCAACGGAATGAGGTTTTTGGAAGATGAAAGCGGTACCAATATCGATGTCCAGATATTCGATACAGCTATGCTTGAAGAAGGCTTTAGAAACGAAAATTTTAAAAGCTTAAAAGAAGAAGAGAAACCTGTAATTATAGTTATGGATTATGCGTTTGGTGAGCAGGCTTATGAAACGATGGACGAGCTTTTAAAGCCTTATATTCTTGATGGAGAAGAAATAAAGATGAATGTAAGATCGGTTTCTATTATGGGAAAAGCCGGTATTTTAGAAGGAGGTAAAGGAGATATTATGATTCCCTCGGCACATATTTTTGAAGGTACAGCAGATAACTATCCTTTTAAAAACGAGCTTAAAAAAGATGATCTTGAGGGCCACGGAATAAAAGTTGTGGATGGTAGCATGATTACCGTTTTGGGTACGTCACTTCAAAATAGAGATATTCTTAAGTTTTTCCATGATTCAACCTGGAATGTAAGTGGATTAGAAATGGAAGGCGTACATTATCAAAAAGCAATTCAGGCTGCAAGTAAGCTTAGAAAAAGTATCGCAGAAGATGTACAGGTTCGTTATGCTTATTATGCTTCAGATAATCCTTTAGAAACTGGTAGCACTTTAGCATCTGGAGGTTTAGGAACTACAGGAGTTAAACCAACCTATTTAATTACTGAAAAGATTTTAGAGCAAATTTTTAATTCTTAG
- a CDS encoding UDP-glucuronic acid decarboxylase family protein, translated as MGKTVLITGAAGFLGSHLCDRFIKEGYRVLGMDNLITGDIRNIEHLFKNENFEFYNHDVTKFIHVPGKLDYILHFASPASPIDYLKIPIQTLKVGSLGTHHCLGLAKEKGARILIASTSEIYGDPLVHPQSEDYYGNVNTIGPRGVYDEAKRFQESLTMAYHRFHGIETRIVRIFNTYGPRMRLNDGRVIPAFIGQSLRGENLTVFGDGTQTRSFCYVDDQIEGIYRLLLSDYSQPVNIGNPDELTINDFAEEIIKLTGTDQKIVYKKLPKDDPMQRQPDITRAKDILGWQPAVSREEGMRITYNYFKNLSKEDLLKKEHKDFSKHNRK; from the coding sequence ATGGGCAAAACTGTATTAATTACAGGAGCAGCAGGATTCTTGGGATCACATCTATGCGATAGATTTATTAAAGAAGGTTATCGCGTTTTAGGAATGGATAATTTGATAACTGGTGATATTCGAAATATCGAGCATCTTTTTAAGAACGAGAATTTCGAGTTTTATAATCATGATGTTACTAAATTTATCCATGTGCCGGGCAAACTAGATTATATTTTGCACTTTGCATCTCCTGCCAGCCCCATTGATTATCTAAAAATTCCTATTCAAACTTTAAAGGTTGGTTCTTTAGGAACTCATCATTGTTTAGGTTTAGCCAAAGAGAAAGGCGCTAGAATTTTGATTGCTTCAACTTCAGAAATTTATGGTGATCCTTTGGTGCATCCACAATCTGAAGATTACTACGGAAATGTAAATACCATAGGACCAAGAGGAGTTTATGATGAAGCAAAACGTTTTCAGGAATCATTAACGATGGCTTATCACAGATTCCACGGAATAGAAACAAGAATAGTTCGGATATTTAACACGTATGGCCCGCGAATGCGATTAAATGATGGTCGCGTTATTCCTGCGTTTATTGGGCAATCCTTAAGAGGAGAAAACTTAACTGTTTTTGGCGATGGTACGCAAACAAGATCCTTTTGCTATGTAGACGATCAAATTGAAGGAATATATAGACTATTACTCAGTGATTACAGTCAGCCAGTAAATATTGGTAATCCAGATGAATTAACCATTAATGATTTTGCTGAAGAGATTATAAAGCTCACCGGCACAGATCAAAAAATAGTTTATAAGAAACTTCCTAAGGACGATCCAATGCAAAGACAGCCAGATATTACACGGGCAAAGGATATTCTTGGCTGGCAGCCTGCAGTGAGTAGGGAAGAGGGAATGCGCATTACTTATAATTACTTCAAAAATTTATCTAAAGAAGATCTATTAAAGAAAGAACATAAGGATTTTAGTAAGCATAATCGAAAATAG